The DNA region TCATTTTCATAAAATGACTTTTCACCAACCACCACTTTAATAATCAACCAGCCAAACGGGGACAGCAGGGGCATGAAAAATTGCAGGCGGTATGGCAGGAATGAATCCAGAAATTGACCCAAGCCCACAACGGAGTTTGCCAAAGTGGAACTGACGCTAAATGCAAAAGTATCCAGACGACGAATATGACAAAGTTGATGGGCCACGACCGCTTCCAATTCTTTGGCACTTAGTTTTTGCAACAGTCCCAAAGTAAAACCCAAAGATCCATTTTTCCAGGAATGACCAACACAGAAAGCATTGGCAGAGCCGTGAGGAGTCATAAATACCGCCGGTGTCGGCATACCCAGCTGACGGGACATGCGCTCGACCATATCCAAAATACCCCAGGCATCCTGGCCCTTTAAGCGCTGTGCGCCGAGTTTGGAGAGAACGCGGTTTTCTCCATAAAAGAAAACGATGAAGTTTAACAAAAGTGCAAGCAGGAAGCCGACAATCAAACCCAGACGATCACCGAATTGGTAACCCAAAACCAGCAACGCCAGTGAAGTCGAAAGAATAAAAATCCACACCTTGGTATTCGTGTTTGCCATGATTCTTTTTGTCCCATCGGTAAGAGTGAATTTCAACTTCTTACTAAAGGCTAGGACTGTGACATAACAATTGCAAGTTTTTGCTCTGCCGACGCTATGAGAAATTTAGGTCTGGAGAGAGGCGGTTAAGCTTGCCGCAAGCGAGCTAAGAGAGTGAAATAGAAGGGATATTTCCCAAGGAGGACGGGTGAGCGAAGTTGACATCATGGCGTTAAATGCCGCGATCAAGCAAGAGAGTCAATTCATCGAAAAGATGATGACTGAGATCAACAAGGTTGTGGTCGGACAAAAGGAGATGGTCGAAGGGATCATGATGGGCCTTTTGACGGGCGGCCATATTTTGCTGGAAGGTGTACCGGGGCTGGCAAAGACTCTGACGATCTCCACAGTTTGTAAATCCATCTCTCTGGATTTCCAACGTATTCAGTTCACTCCCGATCTTTTGCCGACGGATTTGATTGGTACGATGATCTTTAATCCGAAATCAGGTGAGTTCGCTCCACGTAAAGGACCTGTTTTCACCAATATCGTCTTGGCCGACGAGATCAATCGTGCCCCGGCAAAAGTGCAATCTGCACTTCTTGAAGCCATGGCGGAAAAACAAGTCACCATCGGTGAAGAGTCGTACAAACTTGCGAACCCATTCCTGGTGCTGGCAACACAAAATCCATTGGAGCAAGAGGGGACTTATCCTCTTCCAGAAGCCCAAATGGACCGTTTCATGTTCAAGATCAACGTGGTGTATCCACAAAAAGGCGAAGAGCTTGAGATCCTGAACCGCATGGGTACGAATGAAAAGCCGACGGTAAATCCGGTGATCTCTCGCGAAGACCTTTTGCGTGCATCCGAACGAGCGGATCAGATTTACGTTGATAACAAAATCAAAAACTACATCGTGGAAATCGTGATGGCTTCCAGAAATCCTGGGGAATACGGCCTTAGCCGTATCGCGAACCTGATCAATGTGGGCGGTTCACCGCGTGCAACGATCTGTTTGTTCCGCGCAGCCAAAGCTCATGCGTTCCTTCGTGGTCGTGGTTATGTGACGGCAGAGGACGTAAAAGCCATTGCTTATCACGTGATGAGACATCGTCTGATCCTGACGTACGAAGCAGAGGCTGAGAACATCAAGTCTGATGACGTGATCAAAGAAATCCTAAGCCAGGTTGAGGTTCCATAGTGGGATTGCCTCCTGAGGTCTTAAAGAAAGTCAAACTCTTAGAGTTGAACACAAGGAAACTTGTGAACAACCTCTTTGCAGGCGAATACCATACCGCCTTCAAAGGGCAGGGTATGACCTTTGCGGACTTCCGTGAGTACGTACCGGGCGATGATATTCGTTCCATTTCCTGGCCGTTGACGGCGCGCACAGGAAAAACCTTTATTAAAACTTTCGAAGAAGAGCGTGAGCTGACTTTGATCATTGCGGTCGATGTCAGTGGCTCCAGTGATTTCGGAACGGGTCCTTATTTTAAGGGCGAAGTGATGACTCACATGGCGGCTCTTTTGGCATTTTCAGCAGTGAAGAACAACGACCAGGTCGGTTTGTTGCTATTCAGTGATCAGGTCGAACATTTCGTGCCACCGAAAAAAGGCCGCGGCCATGTACAGCGACTTTTGCGTGATCTTTATTACTTTAAACCTAAAAGTCACAACACCAAGCTTGCCAATGGCTTTAGCTTTTTGCAGGGCGCTTTGAAAAAGCGTGCGACGATATTTTTGTTCAGCGACTTCATGGATGAGGGCTTTGATCAAAGTCTGCGTC from Bdellovibrio sp. GT3 includes:
- a CDS encoding M48 family metalloprotease, with product MANTNTKVWIFILSTSLALLVLGYQFGDRLGLIVGFLLALLLNFIVFFYGENRVLSKLGAQRLKGQDAWGILDMVERMSRQLGMPTPAVFMTPHGSANAFCVGHSWKNGSLGFTLGLLQKLSAKELEAVVAHQLCHIRRLDTFAFSVSSTLANSVVGLGQFLDSFLPYRLQFFMPLLSPFGWLIIKVVVGEKSFYENDLMASELLNNRHPLGEVLWRLEGLAQTQPLEIPACTSHLFIVNPEGFRQRNLFLKSHPPIETRLQKLMGYYPI
- a CDS encoding AAA family ATPase; translation: MALNAAIKQESQFIEKMMTEINKVVVGQKEMVEGIMMGLLTGGHILLEGVPGLAKTLTISTVCKSISLDFQRIQFTPDLLPTDLIGTMIFNPKSGEFAPRKGPVFTNIVLADEINRAPAKVQSALLEAMAEKQVTIGEESYKLANPFLVLATQNPLEQEGTYPLPEAQMDRFMFKINVVYPQKGEELEILNRMGTNEKPTVNPVISREDLLRASERADQIYVDNKIKNYIVEIVMASRNPGEYGLSRIANLINVGGSPRATICLFRAAKAHAFLRGRGYVTAEDVKAIAYHVMRHRLILTYEAEAENIKSDDVIKEILSQVEVP
- a CDS encoding DUF58 domain-containing protein, whose protein sequence is MNNLFAGEYHTAFKGQGMTFADFREYVPGDDIRSISWPLTARTGKTFIKTFEEERELTLIIAVDVSGSSDFGTGPYFKGEVMTHMAALLAFSAVKNNDQVGLLLFSDQVEHFVPPKKGRGHVQRLLRDLYYFKPKSHNTKLANGFSFLQGALKKRATIFLFSDFMDEGFDQSLRLLGRKHDVVACVVNDAAEYSLPSMGVIEVQDAETGEVLTVDTSSASFRKEYEQAVQVRKEARDKLLRKSQVDRVDVKSSNDFIDPLVAFFKKRK